The window CGCCTCCCCGCTGCGCGCGCGCGTGCGTCTCGTGATCATGGATCGCGAGGCCGGCGGCGACAAGATCAAGGAAGTCAAGGAGCAGGAGGTCTACATGGGCGAGATTCCGCTCATGACGACGACGGGCTCCTTCGTCATCAACGGCACCGAGCGCGTCATCGTCTCCCAGCTGCACCGCTCCCCCGGCGTATTCTTCGAGCATGACAAGGGCAAGACCCACAGCTCGGGGAAACTACTGTTCTCGGCCAGGATCATTCCCTATCGCGGCTCATGGCTCGACTTCGAGTTCGACCCGAAGGATTTCCTCTATTTCCGGGTCGACCGCCGCCGAAAGATGCCGGTGACCATCCTGCTCAAGGCCATCGGCATGACGCCGGAACAGATACTGGCCACGTTCTTCGAATTCGACACCTTTCACGTATCGAAAAAAGGCATCCAATTCGAACTGGTCCCTGAGCGCCTGCGCGGCGAGGTGGCCAAATTCGATTTTTCCGACAAGGCCGGCAAGGTGATCGTTCCGAAGGACAAGCGCATCACCGCCAAGCACATCCGAGAACTCGGCGATGCGGGCATCAAGAAGATCACCGTGCCCGAAGAGTTCATGCTCGGACGCGTCATTGCCCAGAACGTCGTCGATCAGGAAACCGGCGAGATACTGGCCGGTGCGAACGAGGAAATCACCGACGGCCTGCTCGCCAGGCTGGCCGAGGCGGGCGTCCAGACGCTGAAGACGCTCTATGTCAACGACCTGGATCGCGGCGCCTATGTTTCATCGACGCTGCGCACCGATGAAACGGCCGATCAGTGGCAAGCACGTGTTGCCATTTACCGCATGATGCGGCCGGGCGAGCCACCCACCGAGGATGCCGTCGAGTCTCTTTTCAACGGGCTGTTCTATTCCGCGGAGCGCTATGATCTTTCCGCCGTCGGCCGGATGAAATTCAATCGGCGCGTCGGTCGCGCCGAGCTGGAGGGGGAACCGACTCTGTCGAACCAGGACATCGTCGATGTGATCCGCATCCTGGTCGAATTGCGAAATGGCCGCGGCGAGGTGGACGACATCGATCACCTGGGCAACCGTCGCGTGCGTTCCGTCGGCGAACTGGCCGAGAACCAGTTCCGCGCCGGTCTGGTGCGCGTGGAGCGGGCCGTGAAGGAGCGGCTGGGCCAGGCCGAGTCGGACAACCTGATGCCGCACGACCTGATCAACGCCAAGCCGATCAGCGCCGCGATCAAGGAGTTTTTCGGCTCCAGCCAGCTTTCCCAGTTCATGGATCAGACCAATCCGCTGTCCGAGATCACGCACAAGCGTCGTGTTTCGGCCCTCGGCCCGGGCGGTCTGACCCGCGAGCGCGCCGGTTTCGAGGTGCGCGACGTGCACCCGACTCACTATGGCCGCGTCTGCCCGATCGAGACGCCAGAAGGCCCGAACATCGGCCTGATCAACTCGCTGGCGCTCTATGCCCGCACCAACCAGTACGGCTTCATGGAGACGCCCTACCGCAAGGTGGAGGGCGGCCATGTCACCGACCAGATCGAATACCTGTCGGCGATCGAGGAAGGCAACTTCGTGATCGCCCAGGCCAACGCACAGCTCGACAAGAAGGGGAAGCTGACCGACGAACTGGTGTCCTGCCGTTTCAAGGCCGAATTCGAGCTGAAGACCCCGGATGAGGTCCAGTACATGGACGTGGCGCCTGGCCAGATCGTTTCGGTCGCTGCCTCGCTGATCCCCTTCCTCGAGCATGACGACGCCAACCGTGCGCTGATGGGTGCCAACATGCAGCGCCAGGCCGTGCCCTGCCTGCGTCCCGAGAAGGCGCTGGTCGGCACCGGCATCGAGCGCACCGTGGCGGTCGACTCCGGCACTGCGGTACAGGCCCTGCGCGGCGGCATCATCGACTACATCGACGCCAACCGCATCGTCGTGCGCGTCAATGATGCCGAGACGGTGCCGGGCGAAGTGGGCGTCGATATCTACAACCTGATCAAATACACGCGCTCCAACCAGAACACCAATATCAACCAGCGGCCTGTGGTCAAGGTTGGCGACATCATCGCCAAGGGCGACGTGGTTGCCGACGGCGCCTCGACAGACCTCGGCGAACTGGCGCTCGGCCAGAACATGCTGGTGGCCTTCATGCCCTGGAATGGCTACAACTTCGAGGACTCCATCCTGATCTCAGAGCGGGTGGTGGCCGAAGACCGCTTCACCTCGATCCACATCGAGGAACTGACGGTGGTGGCGCGCGACACGAAACTCGGCGCAGAGGAAATCACGCGCGACATCGCCACGCTCGGCGAGGCGCAGCTGGGTCGTCTCGACGAGTCCGGCATCGTCTATATCGGCGCCGAGGTCGAGGCCGGCGACGTGCTGGTCGGCAAGGTCACGCCCAAGGGCGAGACCCAGCTGACGCCGGAAGAGAAGCTGCTGCGCGCGATCTTCGGCGAGAAGGCCTCCGATGTGAAGGATACCTCGCTGCGCGTGCCCTCCGGCATGTCCGGCACGGTCATCGACGTGCAGGTGTTCACCCGCGAGGGCATCGAGCGCGACAAGCGCGCCCAATCGATCATCGACGACATGCTGAAGGGCTACAAGCAGGATCTGGCCGACCAGATGCGGATCGTCGAACGCGACACCTTCGCTCGCATCGAGAAGCTGCTGACCAACAAGGTGGCCAGCAAGGGGCCAAAGAAACTGGCCAAGGGCAGCAAGATCACCAAAGCCTATCTAGAGGCCGTCGAGCACTACCACTGGTTCGACATTTCTCTCGAGAACGAGGAAGCGCAACAGCAGCTTGAAAACCTGCGCGACAGCTTGGAGCAGACTCGCAAGGATTTCGATGTTGCCTTCGAGGCGAAGAAGAAGAAGCTCACTCAGGGCGACGAACTGCCGCCCGGCGTGCAGAAGATGGTCAAGGTATATCTGGCCGTCAAGCGCCGCCTGCAGCCGGGCGACAAGATGGCCGGCCGTCATGGCAACAAGGGTGTCGTTTCGAAGATTGTGCCCGTCGAGGACATGCCCCATATGGAGGACGGCACGCCGATGGATATCGTCCTCAACCCGCTGGGCGTGCCTTCGCGGATGAACATCGGCCAGATACTGGAGACGCATCTTGGCTGGGCCGCAAAGGGGCTTGGCATCAAGATCGGCGAGATGCTTCGCCGGCAGTCGGCCGCGGCCGAGGTGCGGAAGTTCCTCAACCGGATATACAAGGCCTCCGGCCACGGCGAGGAAGTGGACGATCTCGCCGATGGCGAGATCGTCGAGCTCGCTGGCAACCTGTCCGGCGGCGTACCTTTCGCAACTCCGGTGTTCGATGGCGCAAAGGAAGAGGAAATCAGGACCATGCTGGATATCGCCTATCCTGACGACGTGGCGGAGAGACTCGGCCTGACCGCCGCCAAGACCCAGGCACGGCTCTATGACGGGCGCACCGGCGAAGCCTTCGAGCGGCCAGTGACCATCGGTTACATGCACGTCCTGAAGCTGCACCATCTGGTGGATGACAAGATGCACGCCCGTTCCACGGGCCCCTACTCACTGGTGACGCAACAACCGTTGGGCGGCAAGGCCCAGTTCGGTGGCCAGCGCTTCGGCGAGATGGAAGTCTGGGCGCTGGAGGCCTACGGTGCCTCCTACACGCTCCAGGAAATGCTCACCGTCAAGTCCGACGACGTCAATGGGCGGACCAAGGTTTATGAAAACATCGTCAAGGGCGAGCACAAGATCGACGCCGGCATGCCGGAATCCTTCAACGTGCTGGTGAAGGAAATCCGCTCGCTGGCGATCGACATCGACCTGGAACGTTACTGAGAGAACCCCAAGGAGTAAGCGACGATGAAAGCACTGCTCGACCTCTTCAAACAGGTTACTCAGGAAGAAGAATTTGATGCGATCACCATCGGGCTCGCCTCGCCCGACAAGATCCGTTCCTGGTCCTACGGCGAAGTCAAGAAGCCGGAAACCATCAACTATCGCACCTTCAAGCCGGAGCGCGACGGATTGTTCTGCGCCAAGATATTTGGCCCGGTGAAGGATTACGAGTGCCTGTGCGGCAAGTACAAACGGCTCAAGCACCGCGGTGTCATCTGCGAGAAATGTGGCGTTGAAGTCACGCAGAGCAAGGTGCGCCGCGAGCGCATGGGCCACATCGAGCTGGCCTCCGTGGTCGCCCACATCTGGTTCCTCAAGAGCCTGCCCAGCCGTCTCGGCATGGTGCTCGATATGACGTTGCGCGACATCGAGCGTGTCCTCTATTTCGAGGCATTCGTTGTCGTCGACCCGGGCATGACGCCGCTTAACCGTGCCCAGTTGCTGACTGAGGACGATTACTTGGCCAAGGTCGAAGAGTATGGGGACGACTTCACCGCCGTGATGGGGGCGGAGGGCGTGCGTGAATTGCTGCGCACTCTTGATCTCAATCGAGAGATCGAGACCCTGCGCCAGGATATGGAAAAGACCGGCTCCGAAGCCAAGATGAAGAAGATCGCCAAGCGCCTGAAGGTGCTGGAGGGTTTCCAGCATTCGGGCATCAAGCCGGAATGGATGATCCTGGAGGTATTGCCGGTGCTGCCGCCGGACCTGCGCCCGCTGGTGCCACTGGACGGCGGCCGTTTCGCAACCTCGGACCTGAATGATCTGTATCGCCGCGTCATTAACCGCAACAACCGCCTGAAGCGCCTGCTCGAGTTGAAGGCGCCGGACATCATCGTCCGAAACGAAAAGCGCATGCTGCAGGAGTCGGTGGATTCCCTGCTCGACAACGGTCGTCGCGGCAAGGCTATGACCGGCGCCAACAAGCGTCCGCTCAAGTCGCTGGCCGACATGATCAAGGGCAAGGGCGGCCGCTTCCGCCAGAACCTGCTTGGAAAACGCGTGGATTATTCCGGCCGTTCGGTCATCGTCGTCGGTCCCCAGCTCAAACTGCACCAGTGCGGCCTGCCCAAGAAGATGGCGCTGGAACTTTTCAAGCCCTTCATCTTTGAGCGACTCGAAAAAATGGGCATTGCCAGCACCATCAAGGCGGCTAAGAAGGAAGTCGAGGCGGAGACCAGCGTGGTGTGGGACATCCTCGAAGA is drawn from Candidatus Nitricoxidivorans perseverans and contains these coding sequences:
- the rpoB gene encoding DNA-directed RNA polymerase subunit beta, which produces MTYSYTEKKRIRKSFAKRADVLDVPFLLATQLESYTQFLQVDVPLQNRRNQGLQAAFTSIFPIASHSGNARLEYVDYRLGEPPFDVKECHQRGLTFASPLRARVRLVIMDREAGGDKIKEVKEQEVYMGEIPLMTTTGSFVINGTERVIVSQLHRSPGVFFEHDKGKTHSSGKLLFSARIIPYRGSWLDFEFDPKDFLYFRVDRRRKMPVTILLKAIGMTPEQILATFFEFDTFHVSKKGIQFELVPERLRGEVAKFDFSDKAGKVIVPKDKRITAKHIRELGDAGIKKITVPEEFMLGRVIAQNVVDQETGEILAGANEEITDGLLARLAEAGVQTLKTLYVNDLDRGAYVSSTLRTDETADQWQARVAIYRMMRPGEPPTEDAVESLFNGLFYSAERYDLSAVGRMKFNRRVGRAELEGEPTLSNQDIVDVIRILVELRNGRGEVDDIDHLGNRRVRSVGELAENQFRAGLVRVERAVKERLGQAESDNLMPHDLINAKPISAAIKEFFGSSQLSQFMDQTNPLSEITHKRRVSALGPGGLTRERAGFEVRDVHPTHYGRVCPIETPEGPNIGLINSLALYARTNQYGFMETPYRKVEGGHVTDQIEYLSAIEEGNFVIAQANAQLDKKGKLTDELVSCRFKAEFELKTPDEVQYMDVAPGQIVSVAASLIPFLEHDDANRALMGANMQRQAVPCLRPEKALVGTGIERTVAVDSGTAVQALRGGIIDYIDANRIVVRVNDAETVPGEVGVDIYNLIKYTRSNQNTNINQRPVVKVGDIIAKGDVVADGASTDLGELALGQNMLVAFMPWNGYNFEDSILISERVVAEDRFTSIHIEELTVVARDTKLGAEEITRDIATLGEAQLGRLDESGIVYIGAEVEAGDVLVGKVTPKGETQLTPEEKLLRAIFGEKASDVKDTSLRVPSGMSGTVIDVQVFTREGIERDKRAQSIIDDMLKGYKQDLADQMRIVERDTFARIEKLLTNKVASKGPKKLAKGSKITKAYLEAVEHYHWFDISLENEEAQQQLENLRDSLEQTRKDFDVAFEAKKKKLTQGDELPPGVQKMVKVYLAVKRRLQPGDKMAGRHGNKGVVSKIVPVEDMPHMEDGTPMDIVLNPLGVPSRMNIGQILETHLGWAAKGLGIKIGEMLRRQSAAAEVRKFLNRIYKASGHGEEVDDLADGEIVELAGNLSGGVPFATPVFDGAKEEEIRTMLDIAYPDDVAERLGLTAAKTQARLYDGRTGEAFERPVTIGYMHVLKLHHLVDDKMHARSTGPYSLVTQQPLGGKAQFGGQRFGEMEVWALEAYGASYTLQEMLTVKSDDVNGRTKVYENIVKGEHKIDAGMPESFNVLVKEIRSLAIDIDLERY